From the genome of Pelmatolapia mariae isolate MD_Pm_ZW linkage group LG12, Pm_UMD_F_2, whole genome shotgun sequence, one region includes:
- the gas1a gene encoding growth arrest-specific protein 1a, producing MANWYNGALVQSVCRTVWPLGCLILFFGYLSLASPSHGRRLICWQAIMNCQSEAECNYAYEHYIRACQPVLSGEKKKCPSHCIASLIQLNLTKSGPALEDCSCGRDSMCTNTKRAIEPCLPRTTSTGCTEARHQCERDPQCSSAMHEYLKHCGKLFSGAVCTNACLNVIANMRKIPKGQQLETCVCDGTERAICEFVKNSMKALCFERPDRYEASGSYEDDEDGYTDYTEEPESGASLPAAQYVLTLLPPVLALLPLF from the coding sequence ATGGCAAACTGGTACAATGGTGCACTGGTACAGAGCGTCTGCAGAACTGTTTGGCCTCTTggctgcttgattttgttttttggctaCTTATCCTTGGCTTCGCCGTCCCATGGTCGGCGACTGATATGCTGGCAAGCCATCATGAACTGCCAAAGCGAGGCTGAATGCAACTACGCGTACGAACACTACATTCGCGCTTGTCAACCAGTGTTGAGTGGGGAGAAGAAGAAGTGTCCCAGCCACTGCATCGCCTCGCTCATCCAGCTCAATCTGACTAAAAGCGGGCCGGCTCTGGAGGACTGCAGCTGCGGCCGCGATTCGATGTGCACAAATACCAAACGGGCCATAGAGCCCTGCTTGCCAAGGACTACCAGCACCGGTTGCACGGAAGCCCGGCACCAGTGCGAGAGAGACCCTCAGTGCAGCTCGGCAATGCACGAGTATTTGAAACACTGCGGGAAACTTTTCAGCGGGGCAGTGTGCACAAACGCATGCCTAAATGTGATCGCGAACATGCGTAAAATACCGAAGGGTCAGCAGCTGGAAACGTGTGTATGTGATGGCACAGAAAGGGCCATCTGTGAGTTTGTCAAGAACAGCATGAAGGCGTTATGCTTCGAAAGGCCCGATAGATATGAGGCTAGTGGGTCCTACGAAGATGACGAAGACGGGTATACGGATTATACAGAAGAACCAGAGAGCGGAGCCTCTCTCCCAGCTGCCCAGTATGTTTTGACCCTGCTGCCACCCGTTTTAGCTCTTTTACCCCTCTTTTAA